The following are encoded together in the Verrucomicrobiota bacterium genome:
- a CDS encoding MFS transporter, producing MVLKPKEAWHEFAVSNPRLIFFALEALNSLSTSYYFFYLFFFMADEYGFDNRDNLALAALNGFVYMANAWLGGRFGQRFGYLTALQVGVVGMALSLIVGYTLHSAWGHIAVMALCTLGMGFTWPNLEALVSEGESPAALPHTLGIYNMVWAAMGAVAFFLGGALLEALGERSLFWLPVGIQLVQLLLIARLKRKTGAIVLASREPDGRASLSPASRVGRVPGTSSGSPGRTRPTWFTSLPPLNPRPIARAKMFLKMAWLANPFAYIAINTVVAVVPGIAKQFGLTPRLAGFFCSIWFFARAVTFCVLWLWKGWHYRSGWFLGAYMLLTAGFAGVLLAPKLALVMLAQIAFGLGLGLIYYSSLFYSMDVGEAKAEHGGLHESAIGAGIFGGPAIAGTALYFNPSNPQSGTIAVGVVLVIGLGALLAMASRNRGRF from the coding sequence ATGGTTCTGAAACCCAAGGAGGCCTGGCATGAATTCGCCGTGAGCAACCCCCGGCTCATCTTCTTCGCACTGGAGGCGCTGAACTCGCTCTCGACCTCCTACTATTTTTTCTACCTGTTCTTTTTCATGGCGGACGAGTACGGCTTCGACAACCGCGACAACCTCGCGCTGGCGGCCCTCAACGGGTTCGTCTATATGGCGAACGCGTGGCTCGGAGGGCGCTTCGGACAACGGTTCGGATACCTCACCGCGTTGCAGGTGGGCGTCGTGGGCATGGCTTTGTCCCTGATCGTCGGCTACACCCTCCACAGTGCTTGGGGGCACATCGCGGTGATGGCCCTTTGCACGCTCGGCATGGGTTTCACCTGGCCGAACCTCGAGGCGCTGGTGAGCGAGGGAGAAAGTCCGGCGGCGCTGCCGCACACGCTTGGCATTTATAACATGGTTTGGGCGGCCATGGGAGCTGTCGCTTTTTTCCTCGGCGGGGCGCTGTTGGAAGCGCTTGGAGAACGAAGTTTGTTCTGGCTGCCGGTCGGGATTCAATTGGTTCAACTTCTCCTGATCGCGAGACTGAAGAGAAAAACCGGCGCCATCGTTCTCGCTTCCCGTGAACCTGACGGTAGGGCGAGCCTGTCCCCAGCGAGCCGAGTCGGACGTGTTCCCGGCACGTCGAGCGGCTCGCCGGGGCGGACTCGCCCTACCTGGTTCACGTCCTTGCCGCCTTTGAATCCGCGCCCAATTGCGCGCGCGAAGATGTTTCTGAAGATGGCCTGGCTGGCGAATCCGTTCGCCTACATCGCGATCAATACCGTGGTAGCGGTCGTTCCGGGAATCGCCAAACAATTCGGACTGACGCCCAGGCTGGCCGGATTCTTTTGTTCCATCTGGTTTTTTGCGCGAGCGGTTACGTTCTGCGTGCTGTGGCTGTGGAAAGGGTGGCATTACCGGTCTGGCTGGTTCCTGGGCGCTTACATGCTGCTGACGGCAGGCTTTGCCGGCGTGTTGCTCGCACCGAAGCTTGCTCTGGTCATGCTGGCGCAGATTGCGTTCGGCCTCGGACTGGGGCTGATTTATTACTCGTCGCTTTTTTATTCGATGGACGTTGGAGAAGCCAAAGCCGAGCATGGCGGTTTGCATGAATCGGCCATCGGAGCCGGCATCTTTGGCGGACCGGCGATTGCGGGGACCGCGCTCTACTTCAATCCTTCCAATCCCCAAAGCGGCACGATCGCCGTCGGCGTCGTGCTGGTCATCGGGTTGGGGGCGTTGCTGGCGATGGCTTCTCGGAATCGAGGACGGTTCTAA
- a CDS encoding zinc ribbon domain-containing protein has product MPIYEFACPKCRVIFSFLSKRINPDRLPTCPKCGNKGMTKQMSAFAMPRGVKEPKAASDAEGGDAGPMPDFDDPRVARAMGELERDMEHMDENNPRHMAHMMRKMKDILPAGSIPKELDVAIKRLEAGEDPEKIEEDMGDVLGDLMGGPDDEGGMGGYGGGYTRDSGLYDY; this is encoded by the coding sequence ATGCCGATTTACGAATTTGCGTGCCCGAAATGCCGGGTCATTTTCAGTTTCCTCTCGAAGCGGATCAATCCCGACCGCTTGCCGACTTGCCCAAAGTGCGGCAACAAAGGGATGACGAAACAAATGAGCGCCTTCGCCATGCCACGCGGCGTGAAAGAGCCGAAGGCCGCGAGCGATGCCGAAGGCGGCGACGCGGGCCCCATGCCGGATTTCGATGATCCGCGCGTGGCGCGCGCCATGGGGGAGTTGGAGCGCGACATGGAGCACATGGATGAGAACAATCCCAGGCACATGGCGCACATGATGCGCAAGATGAAGGACATTCTCCCGGCCGGCTCCATCCCCAAAGAACTCGATGTCGCCATCAAACGACTCGAAGCAGGTGAAGATCCGGAGAAGATCGAGGAGGACATGGGAGATGTCCTGGGCGATCTGATGGGCGGGCCTGACGACGAGGGCGGCATGGGCGGCTATGGCGGCGGTTACACGAGGGACAGCGGACTGTACGATTACTAA
- a CDS encoding NUDIX domain-containing protein — MAHIHEKIDFTVAIFVVESGRVLMVHHRRLGKWLPLGGHIELDEDPEIAALREAKEESGLDVELIGERPPTTGPGTRALIAPRFLDIHRITDTHEHIGMIYWARPARGQVKLASGEHHEIRWCSAAELESLRPAISEAVKWYCLKAIEEIADPRPGPAAPDKTGAAALARAV; from the coding sequence ATGGCGCACATTCATGAGAAAATCGATTTCACGGTGGCAATCTTTGTCGTGGAGAGCGGCCGGGTGTTGATGGTGCACCATCGGCGGCTCGGCAAATGGCTGCCGTTGGGCGGGCATATCGAACTGGACGAAGATCCGGAGATCGCTGCGCTGCGCGAAGCCAAAGAGGAAAGCGGCCTGGACGTGGAACTGATCGGCGAACGCCCGCCCACGACAGGCCCTGGGACGCGCGCGCTGATTGCGCCCCGCTTTCTGGATATCCACCGCATCACGGACACGCACGAGCACATCGGCATGATTTATTGGGCCAGGCCTGCGAGGGGTCAGGTGAAGCTGGCTTCCGGCGAGCATCACGAAATCCGTTGGTGTTCCGCGGCGGAGCTGGAGTCGTTGCGCCCGGCAATTTCGGAGGCTGTGAAGTGGTATTGCCTCAAAGCCATCGAGGAGATAGCCGATCCGAGACCGGGTCCGGCTGCACCTGATAAGACTGGCGCCGCGGCGCTGGCCCGCGCTGTTTAG
- a CDS encoding MBL fold metallo-hydrolase — translation MKTSFLSLGIFLALSIGAPAQQDFSKVEIKATQVAKNIYMLEGAGGNIGVSVGPDGLLIVDDQFAPLAQKIEAALKQLNPGKLKFVLNTHHHGDHTGGNAHFGREAHIIAHTNVRKRLRKGPSESQPGLPIITFDDALSLHFNGEEIKMLHVPPGHTDGDSIIHFTGANVVHMGDSFASGRFPNIDLAGGGDVRGFIRNVETAIAKIPADAKIIPGHGPLSTLKEMKEFHAMLVETSGIVENAIAAGKTLDQIKAEGLPEKWKNWAGPMINPGRWLEILYRGLSRK, via the coding sequence ATGAAAACCTCGTTCCTCTCCCTCGGGATCTTCCTGGCGCTGTCTATCGGCGCCCCCGCGCAACAAGACTTTTCCAAAGTCGAGATCAAAGCCACGCAGGTCGCCAAGAATATTTACATGCTCGAAGGCGCGGGCGGGAACATCGGCGTGTCGGTCGGGCCGGACGGCCTCTTGATTGTCGATGACCAGTTCGCGCCGCTCGCGCAAAAGATCGAAGCCGCGTTGAAGCAGTTGAATCCGGGCAAACTGAAGTTCGTGCTCAACACCCACCATCACGGCGATCACACGGGCGGCAACGCCCACTTTGGCCGCGAGGCGCACATCATCGCGCACACGAACGTCCGCAAACGCCTGCGAAAAGGGCCGAGCGAGTCGCAACCGGGTTTGCCCATTATCACATTCGACGACGCGCTTTCGCTGCACTTCAACGGTGAGGAAATCAAGATGCTCCATGTCCCGCCCGGCCACACCGACGGCGACAGCATCATTCATTTTACCGGCGCGAACGTCGTGCACATGGGCGACTCATTTGCGTCGGGCCGGTTCCCGAACATCGATCTGGCCGGCGGCGGCGACGTGCGCGGCTTCATCCGCAACGTGGAGACCGCGATCGCGAAGATTCCCGCAGACGCAAAAATCATTCCCGGCCACGGCCCGCTAAGCACGCTGAAGGAGATGAAGGAATTCCATGCCATGCTGGTCGAGACGTCAGGCATCGTCGAGAATGCCATTGCCGCTGGGAAAACGCTCGATCAGATCAAAGCCGAAGGCCTGCCGGAGAAATGGAAGAATTGGGCCGGCCCCATGATCAACCCGGGCCGCTGGCTGGAGATTCTTTATCGAGGGTTGAGCAGAAAGTAG
- a CDS encoding DUF1501 domain-containing protein — protein MLTFLSQPVRHCDGVSRRTFLKAGAFGLGGLTFADLLRAEHAARRGSSTKAIINVHLDGGPPQMDLIDPKPETPIEFRGNLDSIPTRIPGLHVSELMPRVASIADKLVFIRSLVGAEEQHHAFQCLSGFEEKDLANIGGRPSLGCVVAKLLGSPEDSAPSFVDLMQGRPLVRNSARPGFLGPAYKPFRPDISKLFHRELEPGMKKELAARGSEHTLSLALSEGITVGRLENRVELLSNLDVLRREIDRSGEMEALDKFTQQAVGILTSGKLADAMDLGKEDPRLVERYTPRFNGSDNLFYTSEGPKAAQKLLLARRLVEAGVRCVSLSISDFDTHSDNLQRMRDLVPVVDHALHALITDLDERGMLDDVTIVAWGEFGRTPRINKDGGRDHWPRVGMAMMAGGGMRVGQVIGSTDRFAAEATSRPVHYQDVVATLYHNLGLDPRTTTVTDTSGRPQFLVTVGQPIRELV, from the coding sequence ATGCTCACGTTTCTTAGCCAGCCTGTCCGCCATTGCGACGGCGTCTCGCGGCGCACTTTCCTGAAGGCAGGCGCGTTTGGCCTTGGTGGTCTCACGTTCGCTGACTTGCTCCGCGCCGAGCATGCCGCCAGGCGAGGTTCATCGACCAAAGCCATCATCAACGTCCATTTGGATGGCGGCCCGCCTCAGATGGATCTCATCGATCCCAAACCGGAGACTCCCATTGAATTTCGCGGGAATCTGGATTCCATTCCGACGCGGATTCCGGGACTGCACGTCAGCGAGTTGATGCCCCGGGTGGCCTCTATCGCGGACAAATTGGTTTTCATCCGTTCGCTCGTTGGCGCGGAAGAGCAACATCACGCGTTTCAATGCCTTTCCGGCTTCGAGGAAAAGGACCTCGCAAACATCGGTGGCCGTCCCTCTCTCGGTTGCGTCGTGGCCAAGCTGCTGGGCTCGCCGGAGGATTCAGCTCCGTCCTTTGTCGATCTGATGCAGGGGCGCCCTCTGGTGCGAAACAGCGCTCGGCCTGGCTTCCTCGGCCCCGCGTATAAGCCGTTTCGCCCGGACATTTCGAAGTTGTTTCATCGCGAACTGGAGCCGGGGATGAAGAAGGAATTGGCCGCCCGCGGCTCCGAACACACTTTGAGCCTGGCGTTGTCGGAAGGCATCACCGTGGGCCGCTTGGAGAATCGCGTTGAATTGCTGTCCAACCTGGACGTGCTGCGCCGCGAAATCGACCGCAGCGGCGAGATGGAGGCGCTGGACAAATTCACGCAGCAAGCCGTCGGCATTTTGACTTCGGGCAAGTTGGCGGACGCGATGGACCTGGGAAAGGAAGATCCGCGCCTGGTGGAGCGGTACACGCCGCGATTCAACGGGAGCGACAATCTCTTTTACACCAGCGAAGGCCCGAAAGCCGCGCAGAAACTGTTGCTGGCGCGCCGGCTCGTTGAAGCCGGCGTGCGATGCGTGAGCCTGTCGATCAGCGATTTCGACACGCACTCGGACAATTTACAGCGCATGCGCGATCTGGTGCCGGTTGTGGATCACGCTCTGCACGCCTTGATCACGGACTTAGACGAACGCGGCATGCTCGACGACGTCACCATTGTCGCCTGGGGCGAGTTCGGGCGGACGCCCCGGATCAACAAGGATGGCGGCCGCGATCATTGGCCGCGCGTCGGCATGGCGATGATGGCCGGCGGCGGGATGCGCGTTGGGCAAGTGATCGGTTCGACCGACCGTTTCGCCGCCGAGGCCACTTCCAGGCCGGTCCACTATCAGGACGTGGTCGCCACCTTGTATCACAACCTTGGCCTCGACCCGCGCACCACGACCGTGACTGACACCAGCGGCCGGCCGCAATTCCTGGTCACGGTGGGCCAGCCGATCCGAGAACTGGTTTAG
- a CDS encoding DUF1501 domain-containing protein, with translation MRPLSCYVYLTQIETGPNGLIRAPDVDEERQRRRESLLGAWRNEYLGKHPNDETFRAQSAVAQQGFRMAGPEFLNVFDLGREAQSLREAYGGEFGQRCLLARRLVQAGVRFVEVSFNLNFLNGTGWDTHNDGQLKQHLLIKDLDQAFATLLRDLEKNRLLDTTLVVIATEFGRPPEFDSGGGRGHQSVAFTCVLAGGGLRTGRVVGQTDDLGKTVVEKPVSVADFHATIHSALGINPGKDLYADDRPVPITDRGVPIREIFG, from the coding sequence TTGCGCCCGCTGTCGTGTTACGTTTATTTGACGCAGATTGAAACCGGGCCGAACGGGTTGATCCGCGCGCCCGACGTCGATGAGGAACGGCAGCGCCGCCGCGAATCGCTCCTGGGCGCGTGGAGGAATGAATACCTGGGAAAGCATCCGAACGACGAAACTTTCCGCGCGCAGTCCGCCGTCGCCCAGCAAGGCTTCCGCATGGCCGGGCCGGAGTTCTTGAACGTTTTCGACCTGGGGCGCGAAGCGCAATCGCTGCGGGAAGCGTATGGCGGCGAATTCGGCCAGCGCTGTTTGCTCGCGCGGCGGCTCGTCCAGGCGGGCGTGCGTTTCGTAGAGGTTTCCTTCAATCTGAATTTCCTGAACGGCACGGGCTGGGACACCCACAATGACGGCCAGCTCAAGCAACATTTGCTCATCAAAGATCTCGACCAGGCCTTCGCCACGCTGTTGCGCGACCTGGAGAAGAACCGGCTGCTCGACACGACCCTGGTGGTGATCGCCACGGAATTTGGCCGTCCGCCCGAATTCGACAGCGGCGGCGGACGGGGGCATCAATCCGTGGCTTTCACGTGCGTTCTGGCGGGTGGCGGCTTGCGCACGGGGCGCGTAGTGGGGCAGACCGACGACCTGGGGAAGACGGTGGTGGAGAAGCCGGTGTCCGTAGCTGATTTTCACGCCACGATCCACAGCGCCCTGGGGATCAATCCAGGCAAGGATCTTTACGCGGATGACCGGCCCGTGCCGATCACAGACCGAGGCGTGCCGATTCGCGAGATATTTGGTTAG
- a CDS encoding DUF1549 domain-containing protein: MTIVKLAFLLALLFHPTLLPAAAQTASLPVKVQIFENSKPGAEFELSSSEPVEEYAEAAFGFIRFPTKYSANALPLDRSTPFVIRASSKRAFPAGEYEFQLRAKGAARFLLDGEILLTTKPQERNTSGNDPVPPPVERNDSPIRPAPYPHQEVIATVKLDGQEHSFSLTAVIGGKGLVPSPGELSVSMGRRDEIPRLLGDPDSPLLTDEAWESYAQQQIERQRQEDVVRRRTLSAEVVALWDEYHQQVRARVSREPAPAVPKVSAQTPVFNGIDRFIGARLEQVGVRPTPLSSDLDFFRRLSLDTIGVVPSPEEIQAFLSDPADQRRPRAIERLLAHTGWADHWVSYWQDALAENPGILKPDLNNSGPFRWWLHQSFTDNIPFDRLVAELVQMEGSISLGAPAAFKLATLNDSPMAAKADILSQAFLGEKLSCARCRVTFI; this comes from the coding sequence ATGACCATCGTGAAATTGGCCTTCCTCCTCGCGCTCCTGTTTCACCCAACACTCCTGCCTGCCGCTGCCCAAACTGCCTCGCTGCCGGTCAAGGTCCAGATCTTCGAGAACTCGAAACCCGGCGCCGAATTCGAGTTGAGCAGTTCCGAGCCGGTCGAGGAATACGCCGAGGCTGCCTTTGGTTTTATTCGTTTTCCGACAAAATACTCCGCTAACGCGCTGCCTCTGGACCGTTCGACGCCTTTCGTGATCCGCGCCTCGTCGAAGCGCGCATTCCCGGCGGGCGAGTACGAGTTTCAGTTGCGCGCAAAGGGAGCGGCGCGTTTCCTTCTGGACGGCGAAATCCTTCTCACCACGAAACCTCAGGAACGAAACACCTCCGGCAACGACCCAGTCCCTCCGCCCGTAGAACGCAACGATAGTCCGATTCGGCCGGCCCCATATCCACACCAGGAAGTCATCGCCACGGTGAAACTAGATGGGCAGGAACACAGCTTTTCTCTGACCGCCGTGATCGGAGGCAAAGGCCTCGTCCCGTCGCCGGGCGAACTCTCGGTCAGCATGGGGCGCCGCGATGAGATCCCGCGCTTGCTTGGCGATCCGGATTCCCCGCTCCTCACGGACGAAGCGTGGGAATCGTACGCTCAACAACAAATCGAAAGGCAGCGGCAAGAAGATGTCGTTCGCCGGAGAACCTTGAGCGCCGAGGTCGTCGCGCTGTGGGACGAATATCATCAACAGGTTCGCGCCAGGGTGAGCCGCGAACCCGCGCCAGCCGTTCCAAAGGTTTCGGCGCAGACTCCGGTTTTCAACGGCATCGACCGATTCATCGGGGCGCGGCTGGAACAAGTTGGAGTGCGCCCGACGCCTTTGAGCTCCGATCTCGATTTTTTTCGCCGGCTTTCGCTGGACACCATCGGCGTCGTCCCGTCGCCCGAGGAAATCCAAGCGTTTCTGAGTGATCCCGCTGATCAACGCCGGCCGCGCGCCATCGAGCGGTTGCTCGCGCACACCGGCTGGGCGGATCACTGGGTCAGTTATTGGCAGGACGCGCTGGCGGAGAATCCGGGCATCCTCAAACCCGACCTAAACAATTCCGGTCCGTTCCGCTGGTGGCTGCACCAATCGTTCACGGACAACATTCCCTTCGACCGCCTGGTCGCAGAATTGGTCCAGATGGAAGGCAGCATTTCTCTGGGCGCGCCCGCGGCCTTCAAGCTGGCGACGCTGAACGATTCGCCGATGGCCGCCAAGGCGGATATTCTTTCCCAGGCGTTCCTGGGCGAAAAGCTCTCTTGCGCCCGCTGTCGTGTTACGTTTATTTGA